From a region of the Latilactobacillus sakei genome:
- a CDS encoding chromosomal replication initiator protein DnaA, translating into MPDLQELWNYLQEKFQTDLTTVGFNAWIKTAKPLAFRANELLIEVPSVLHKEYWENNLATKVVEGAYEFAEIELTPIFVLPGESDNLTPLEPEEEHVLTKAETPTFLRETHLNSKYTFDTFVTGKGNQMAHAAALVVSEEPGVLYNPLFLYGGVGLGKTHLMQAIGHQLLESKPETNVKYVTSEAFANDFINSIQTKNQEKFRQEYRNVDLLLVDDIQFFADKEGTQEEFFHTFNDLYNDKKQIVLTSDRLPNEIPKLQERLVSRFKWGLPVDITPPDLETRIAILRNKADAEHLEIPEDTLSYIAGQIDSNVRELEGALVRVQAYATMQNAEITTSLAADALKGLKLNGKSSQLSIAKIQSVVAKYYSLTVADLKGRKRVKEIVLPRQIAMYLAREMTDSSLPKIGQEFGGKDHTTVMHAHERISQSLTTDQNLKDAILDLKNTMKS; encoded by the coding sequence ATGCCTGATCTTCAGGAACTTTGGAATTATCTGCAAGAAAAATTCCAAACCGATCTAACCACGGTTGGCTTTAACGCTTGGATTAAAACCGCTAAGCCGCTTGCTTTTAGAGCTAACGAACTACTAATTGAAGTGCCTTCTGTCTTGCACAAAGAATACTGGGAAAATAATTTGGCGACTAAAGTCGTTGAAGGGGCCTATGAGTTTGCGGAAATCGAGCTGACCCCTATTTTTGTGTTACCTGGTGAATCTGACAACCTAACACCGCTTGAACCAGAAGAAGAACACGTCTTAACGAAGGCTGAAACGCCAACCTTTTTACGCGAAACGCATTTAAATAGTAAATATACATTTGATACGTTTGTCACTGGGAAAGGTAATCAAATGGCCCATGCTGCGGCCTTGGTGGTTTCCGAAGAACCTGGTGTCTTATACAATCCCCTCTTCTTATATGGTGGGGTCGGTTTAGGTAAAACCCATTTGATGCAGGCAATTGGTCACCAATTACTCGAATCAAAACCCGAAACAAACGTTAAATACGTGACGAGTGAGGCTTTTGCCAACGATTTTATCAATTCGATTCAAACAAAGAATCAAGAGAAATTTAGACAAGAATACCGCAATGTCGACCTTTTATTAGTGGATGATATTCAATTTTTCGCTGATAAAGAAGGGACACAGGAAGAATTCTTCCATACGTTTAATGATCTCTATAATGATAAAAAACAAATTGTGTTGACCTCTGATCGCCTCCCAAACGAGATTCCCAAGCTGCAAGAACGCTTAGTTTCTCGGTTTAAATGGGGGTTACCAGTCGATATCACGCCACCTGATCTTGAGACACGAATTGCGATTTTAAGAAATAAAGCCGATGCAGAACATCTGGAAATTCCAGAAGATACGCTCAGTTATATTGCTGGCCAAATCGATTCCAACGTCCGGGAATTAGAAGGGGCACTCGTCCGGGTCCAAGCCTACGCAACAATGCAAAACGCCGAGATTACCACCAGTCTAGCCGCTGATGCACTCAAAGGCTTGAAACTCAACGGTAAATCTAGTCAGCTTTCGATTGCCAAGATTCAATCGGTCGTTGCTAAGTATTACAGTTTAACCGTTGCCGATCTTAAGGGCCGTAAGCGGGTCAAAGAGATTGTCTTACCGCGCCAAATCGCAATGTACCTTGCCCGCGAGATGACCGACAGCTCTTTACCTAAAATCGGCCAAGAATTTGGTGGAAAAGATCATACAACCGTTATGCACGCTCATGAACGAATTAGTCAAAGTTTGACAACCGATCAAAATCTAAAAGATGCTATTTTGGATTTAAAGAACACGATGAAATCTTAA
- a CDS encoding DNA polymerase III subunit beta has product MKFSINRALFIKTLNDVQRAISAKTTIPILTGLKLVLSQEGLTLTGSDADISIEATLSATDEKNQLVVEEVGEIVLPARFFSEIVKKLPEDQMRITVGNNFQTTIRSGKSEFTINGLDANSYPHLPEIAGQNTFSISTDVLKQLIHQTVIAVSNQESRPILTGVHLVLANGEMLAVATDSHRLAQRKLTVALPSDANYDVIIPGKSLVELSRTLADDAEDVEIRIAENQVLFKAGNLAFYSRLLEGNYPDTARLIPTSSSTQIEFNAPVLLAAIERASLLSHESRNNVVRLTLDTEANTAIIYGNSPDVGNVEEALQFENLTGESLEISFNPDYMKDALRSFGQTTIVINFTAALRPFTLVPSEDQEHYIQLITPVRTF; this is encoded by the coding sequence ATGAAATTTTCAATTAACCGCGCCCTATTTATCAAAACACTCAACGATGTGCAACGGGCCATTTCAGCTAAAACAACGATTCCAATCCTAACCGGTCTTAAACTGGTCCTATCGCAAGAAGGCTTGACGTTAACCGGTAGTGATGCCGATATCTCCATTGAAGCCACTTTGTCAGCCACAGATGAAAAAAATCAATTAGTTGTCGAAGAAGTTGGCGAAATTGTATTACCAGCACGTTTCTTTAGTGAAATTGTTAAAAAATTACCTGAAGATCAAATGCGAATTACAGTTGGAAATAATTTCCAAACAACGATTCGCTCCGGTAAATCAGAATTTACCATCAATGGTTTAGATGCTAATAGTTATCCACACCTTCCTGAAATTGCAGGTCAAAATACCTTTAGTATCAGCACCGATGTTTTGAAACAACTCATTCACCAAACCGTCATTGCGGTTTCTAATCAAGAAAGTCGCCCAATCTTGACTGGGGTGCACTTGGTCTTAGCCAATGGCGAAATGTTAGCTGTTGCGACAGATAGCCATCGTTTAGCCCAACGGAAACTAACAGTTGCCCTTCCAAGCGATGCCAATTACGACGTCATCATTCCTGGTAAGAGTTTGGTAGAACTTTCAAGAACGCTTGCAGATGATGCTGAAGACGTTGAAATTCGGATTGCTGAAAACCAAGTCCTCTTCAAAGCTGGCAACTTAGCCTTTTATTCACGCTTGTTAGAAGGTAACTATCCTGATACAGCGCGCTTAATTCCAACTTCATCAAGTACCCAAATCGAATTCAACGCGCCAGTCTTATTGGCCGCTATCGAACGGGCGTCATTGTTATCCCACGAAAGTCGCAACAACGTTGTCCGTTTAACGCTCGATACAGAGGCGAACACCGCGATTATCTATGGTAATTCACCAGATGTGGGGAATGTTGAAGAAGCGCTTCAATTTGAAAACCTCACGGGTGAATCGCTTGAAATTTCATTTAACCCAGATTATATGAAGGATGCTTTACGGTCATTTGGCCAAACAACAATCGTGATTAACTTTACGGCTGCTTTACGACCATTTACCTTGGTCCCAAGTGAAGATCAAGAACACTACATTCAATTGATCACACCGGTCCGGACATTCTAA
- the yaaA gene encoding S4 domain-containing protein YaaA, translated as MTQEIKLEAEFVTLGQLLKEAGIIETGGKAKWFLRENTVLVNGEPDDRRGRKLYPEDVIEVPDNGQFIVKQQERL; from the coding sequence ATGACACAAGAAATTAAACTTGAGGCTGAATTCGTCACATTAGGACAACTCCTAAAAGAAGCCGGCATTATTGAAACAGGTGGCAAAGCCAAATGGTTCCTAAGAGAAAATACGGTTTTAGTCAACGGCGAACCTGATGACCGACGTGGCCGGAAGTTATATCCAGAGGATGTCATTGAAGTCCCCGATAACGGCCAATTCATCGTTAAACAACAAGAAAGATTGTAG
- a CDS encoding DNA replication/repair protein RecF: MYLSELQLNHYRNYESVDVHFSPDTNVLIGENAQGKTNLLEAIYVLALARSHRTNTDRELIQWHEDFAKITGLVQRAAGKTPLELVLSQKGKKAKVNHLEQAKLSQYIGQLNVVLFAPEDLNIVKGSPAVRRHFIDMEFGQMSSKYLYNISQYKSILKQRNQYLKQLQRRQAKDLVYLGVLSDQLAAYGAEVTVARRQFLQQMEKWAQKLHQEITKDREVLTFKYQSQIPEEQLDQSVEELYQQFQTLYEKQQTREVEQGTTLIGPHRDDVQFLVNDKDVQAFGSQGQQRTTALSVKLAEIDLMKAQTGEYPILLLDDVLSELDDLRQTHLLKTFQNKVQTFLTTTSLENVKKEIIATPRVFTVTNGVVTEEQAE, from the coding sequence ATGTATCTAAGCGAACTGCAGCTGAATCATTATCGTAATTATGAATCAGTTGATGTGCACTTTTCACCGGATACGAACGTCTTGATTGGTGAAAATGCGCAGGGGAAAACGAACTTACTAGAAGCAATCTACGTTTTAGCCTTGGCCCGCTCACATCGCACGAATACGGATCGTGAATTAATTCAATGGCATGAAGACTTCGCTAAAATTACCGGGCTGGTCCAGCGTGCGGCAGGGAAAACCCCGCTAGAGCTTGTTTTAAGCCAAAAAGGTAAAAAGGCGAAGGTCAATCATTTAGAACAGGCCAAATTATCACAATATATTGGTCAGCTAAACGTTGTGTTATTTGCACCGGAGGATTTAAACATCGTTAAAGGGTCGCCTGCTGTGAGACGGCATTTCATTGATATGGAATTTGGGCAGATGAGTAGCAAGTATCTCTATAATATTTCGCAATACAAATCAATTCTGAAACAACGTAATCAATATCTAAAACAGCTCCAACGGCGCCAAGCCAAGGACCTTGTTTATTTAGGTGTTTTATCTGATCAATTAGCGGCTTACGGGGCGGAAGTGACCGTGGCCCGGCGCCAGTTTCTCCAACAAATGGAAAAATGGGCCCAAAAATTGCACCAGGAGATTACCAAGGATCGGGAAGTCTTGACGTTTAAATATCAAAGTCAAATTCCAGAAGAGCAGTTAGATCAAAGTGTCGAAGAACTCTATCAACAATTTCAAACCTTGTATGAGAAACAACAAACCCGTGAGGTTGAACAAGGCACGACGTTGATTGGACCCCACCGCGATGATGTTCAATTTTTGGTCAACGATAAGGATGTGCAGGCCTTTGGTTCCCAAGGGCAACAACGGACAACCGCGTTGAGTGTCAAATTGGCTGAAATTGACTTGATGAAGGCCCAAACCGGGGAATACCCGATTTTATTACTGGACGATGTGTTGTCGGAATTAGACGATTTACGCCAAACACATTTGTTGAAGACGTTCCAAAATAAAGTCCAAACATTTCTCACGACAACTAGTTTAGAGAATGTAAAAAAAGAAATAATTGCGACGCCGCGCGTGTTTACAGTTACTAACGGGGTCGTTACAGAAGAACAGGCAGAATAG
- the gyrB gene encoding DNA topoisomerase (ATP-hydrolyzing) subunit B: MNKETQAQIEAKEERAKSYDASQIQVLEGLEAVRKRPGMYIGTTSSQGLHHLVWEIIDNGIDEALAGFATEINVVVEPDNSITVTDDGRGIPVGIQAKTGKSALETVFTILHAGGKFGGGGYKVSGGLHGVGASVVNALSTELDAVVTQGGKRYYIDFKRGKVQTPMKMIGDAPEHEHGTKVHFVPDPDIFTETTIYDDKILTTRIRELAFLNKGLKLTFTDKRADTHEKLEFHYEGGIKSYVEFLDEKKETLLDEPIYVEGEQNGITVEVALQYTNDYRTNLLTFANNIHTYEGGTHESGFKTALTRVINDYATKQNIFKANDANLSGEDVREGLTAVVSVKHPDPQFEGQTKTKLGNADARSVTDRMFSDHFTKFLMENPSIARQIVDKGSLAARARLAAKRAREVTRKKNGLEISNLPGKLADNSSKDPEISELFIVEGDSAGGSAKSGRSRLTQAILPIRGKILNVEKASMEKILANEEIRTLFTAMGTGFGQEFDVEKARYHKLIIMTDADVDGAHIRTLLLTLFYRYMRPIVEAGYVYIAQPPLYRVKQGKMMRYIDSDEELQDVLGTLQPSPKPEVQRYKGLGEMDASQLWETTMDPENRRMLRVNVEDAEEADQIFEMLMGDRVEPRRLFIEENAVYMDPKSIDA, translated from the coding sequence TTGAACAAAGAAACACAAGCCCAAATTGAGGCAAAAGAAGAACGGGCCAAATCTTATGATGCGAGCCAAATTCAAGTCTTAGAAGGACTCGAAGCGGTTCGTAAACGACCAGGGATGTACATTGGGACCACTAGTTCTCAAGGGTTACATCATTTGGTTTGGGAAATTATTGATAACGGGATTGATGAAGCACTCGCTGGATTTGCGACAGAAATTAACGTCGTCGTTGAACCTGATAATAGTATTACGGTGACTGATGATGGCCGGGGGATTCCAGTTGGGATTCAAGCCAAAACGGGTAAATCAGCGTTAGAAACCGTCTTTACGATTTTGCATGCCGGTGGTAAATTTGGCGGCGGCGGCTACAAAGTTTCTGGTGGGTTGCATGGTGTTGGGGCCTCAGTCGTGAATGCCTTGTCAACCGAATTAGACGCCGTGGTTACACAAGGCGGCAAGCGTTATTACATCGATTTCAAACGTGGGAAAGTTCAAACACCAATGAAAATGATTGGCGACGCACCTGAACATGAACATGGGACTAAAGTCCATTTCGTGCCAGATCCTGATATTTTCACGGAAACGACAATCTATGACGATAAAATTTTAACGACCCGGATTCGCGAATTAGCATTCTTGAATAAGGGCTTAAAACTAACGTTTACTGACAAACGGGCTGATACCCATGAAAAACTTGAATTCCACTATGAAGGTGGGATTAAGAGTTACGTTGAATTCTTAGACGAAAAGAAGGAAACCCTTCTTGATGAACCGATCTATGTTGAAGGCGAACAAAACGGGATTACCGTTGAAGTGGCGCTTCAATATACGAATGATTATCGGACCAATTTGTTAACCTTTGCCAACAATATCCATACCTATGAAGGTGGGACGCATGAATCCGGCTTTAAGACGGCCTTAACGCGGGTCATTAACGACTACGCAACAAAGCAAAATATCTTCAAAGCAAATGATGCGAACCTTTCAGGGGAAGACGTTCGTGAAGGGTTAACGGCTGTTGTCTCGGTTAAACATCCAGATCCTCAATTCGAAGGGCAAACTAAGACGAAGTTAGGGAATGCAGATGCGCGTTCAGTCACTGATCGGATGTTCTCAGATCACTTCACGAAGTTCTTGATGGAAAACCCATCAATTGCCCGTCAAATCGTTGATAAAGGCTCCTTGGCTGCCAGAGCACGTTTAGCAGCTAAACGTGCGCGGGAAGTTACCCGCAAGAAAAATGGTCTTGAAATCTCTAATTTACCTGGTAAGTTAGCTGATAATAGTAGTAAAGATCCTGAAATCTCAGAATTATTCATCGTCGAAGGGGATTCTGCCGGCGGTTCAGCAAAATCAGGTCGTTCACGTTTAACGCAAGCCATCTTGCCAATTCGTGGGAAAATCTTGAACGTTGAAAAAGCTAGCATGGAAAAAATCTTAGCGAATGAAGAAATTCGGACGCTCTTTACGGCCATGGGAACAGGTTTTGGACAAGAATTTGATGTCGAAAAAGCCCGTTATCATAAATTGATTATCATGACCGATGCCGATGTCGATGGCGCCCATATCCGGACGTTATTATTGACGTTATTCTATCGTTACATGCGCCCAATCGTTGAAGCTGGCTACGTCTATATTGCGCAACCACCTTTGTACCGAGTTAAACAAGGTAAGATGATGCGCTATATCGATTCTGATGAAGAATTGCAAGATGTCTTAGGCACCTTACAACCAAGTCCTAAACCAGAAGTCCAACGTTACAAAGGGTTAGGTGAAATGGATGCCAGCCAATTATGGGAAACAACGATGGATCCTGAAAACAGACGGATGCTCCGCGTTAACGTGGAAGATGCTGAAGAAGCAGACCAAATTTTCGAAATGTTAATGGGCGATCGCGTTGAACCACGACGTCTCTTCATTGAAGAAAATGCCGTATATATGGATCCAAAGAGTATTGATGCGTAG
- a CDS encoding DNA gyrase subunit A, translating to MANENGQDGRIENVNLSKTMRKSFLEYAMSVIVARALPDVRDGLKPVQRRILYGMSELGVTPEKPYKKSARIVGDVMGKYHPHGDSAIYEAMVRMAQEFSYRYMLVDGHGNFGSVDGDGAAAMRYTEARMSKMAVEMLRDINKNTIDYVPNYDESEREPAVLPARFPNLLVNGATGIAVGMTTNIPPHNLAEVISAIHILMDNPDATTADLMDALPGPDFPTGGLVMGKSGIRHAYESGKGTITLRAKVDVEVKKNGRERIIVTEIPYMVNKAKLVERIAELARDKRLEGITDLNDESDRDGMRIVIDVRRDMSASVILNNLYKLTPLQTSFSFNMVAIVNGAPKVLSLKSILEHYLVHQEEVIRRRTEFDLKKAEARAHILAGLRIALDHIDAIIQIIRSSKTGDTAKVLLMERYELSDKQAQAILDMRLVRLTGLERDKVENEYNNLMALITDLKDILAKPERIKKIIYDELLEIQSKFGDKRRTELLVGEVLSIEDEDLIEEEDVVIALTHNGYIKRLPASEFKVQNRGGRGIQGMGVHDDDFIEHLISTSTHEVLLFFTNTGKVYRAKGYEIPEYGRTAKGIPIINLLGINSDERVQTVVNIGKEVKPEQALFFITRLGTVKRTAVGEFANIRSNGLKALTLHEDDELSNVLMTDGQQNIFIGTHNGYAVSFSETAVRSMGRTAAGVRGIRLREGDYVVGSDLLIPGQEILVISEKGYGKRTAVSDYPIKGRGGKGIKTANITEKNGPLAGIAAVTGEEDILLITDTGVLIRFKVANVSQTGRATLGVRLIRVDDEAKVATMAKVEAEPDEPDTQNATTEPTVPTENVTDAGLAQVDDLLARAEADQNEPNND from the coding sequence ATGGCAAACGAAAATGGCCAAGATGGTCGGATTGAAAACGTCAATTTATCTAAAACAATGCGTAAATCATTCCTTGAATACGCAATGAGTGTCATTGTTGCCCGTGCTTTACCAGACGTTCGTGATGGTTTAAAGCCCGTACAACGCCGTATTTTATACGGGATGAGTGAATTAGGGGTTACCCCTGAAAAACCTTATAAGAAGTCCGCCAGAATCGTTGGGGACGTTATGGGGAAGTACCATCCACATGGTGATTCAGCGATTTATGAAGCAATGGTGCGGATGGCGCAAGAATTTAGTTATCGTTACATGTTAGTTGATGGTCATGGGAACTTCGGGTCTGTCGATGGTGATGGCGCGGCTGCGATGCGTTATACCGAAGCCCGGATGAGTAAAATGGCTGTTGAAATGTTACGCGATATCAATAAAAATACAATCGATTATGTGCCTAACTATGATGAATCAGAACGCGAACCCGCTGTCTTACCAGCGCGCTTCCCGAACCTGTTAGTCAATGGGGCCACCGGGATTGCGGTCGGGATGACGACCAATATTCCACCGCATAACTTGGCTGAAGTGATCAGTGCCATCCATATTTTGATGGATAATCCTGATGCCACAACCGCTGACTTGATGGATGCTCTACCAGGACCTGACTTCCCAACTGGCGGGTTAGTAATGGGTAAATCTGGCATTCGCCATGCGTATGAATCCGGTAAAGGTACGATTACGTTGCGGGCCAAAGTCGATGTTGAAGTTAAGAAAAACGGCCGCGAACGGATTATCGTGACTGAAATTCCTTACATGGTCAACAAAGCAAAATTGGTCGAAAGAATTGCCGAATTAGCACGGGACAAGCGTCTTGAAGGGATCACCGATTTAAACGATGAATCCGATCGTGATGGGATGCGGATTGTGATTGATGTTCGCCGTGATATGAGTGCTTCAGTGATTTTAAATAATCTCTACAAACTCACACCATTACAAACCTCATTCTCATTCAACATGGTGGCCATCGTTAACGGTGCACCAAAAGTCTTAAGCTTAAAATCAATTCTTGAACACTACTTAGTGCATCAAGAAGAAGTGATTCGTCGTCGGACTGAATTTGATTTGAAAAAGGCTGAAGCAAGAGCCCATATCTTGGCTGGTTTGCGAATTGCATTAGATCATATCGATGCTATTATTCAAATCATTCGGAGTTCAAAGACAGGCGATACTGCGAAAGTCTTGTTAATGGAACGCTATGAGTTATCAGACAAACAAGCCCAAGCTATTTTGGATATGCGCCTCGTTCGTTTAACCGGTTTGGAACGTGACAAAGTTGAAAATGAATACAATAATTTGATGGCGTTGATCACTGATTTGAAAGATATCTTAGCCAAACCAGAACGGATTAAGAAAATTATTTATGATGAATTGTTAGAAATTCAAAGTAAATTTGGCGACAAACGTCGGACTGAATTATTGGTCGGCGAAGTCCTCAGTATCGAAGATGAAGACTTAATCGAAGAAGAAGACGTCGTGATTGCCTTAACGCATAATGGCTACATCAAACGCTTGCCAGCGAGTGAATTTAAAGTTCAAAATCGTGGCGGCCGTGGGATTCAAGGGATGGGTGTCCACGATGATGATTTCATCGAACATTTAATCTCAACTTCAACGCATGAAGTGCTGCTCTTCTTTACCAACACTGGGAAAGTCTACCGCGCTAAAGGGTATGAAATTCCCGAATACGGTCGCACAGCTAAAGGGATTCCAATTATTAATCTCTTAGGGATTAATTCGGATGAACGTGTTCAAACCGTGGTTAATATCGGTAAGGAAGTCAAGCCTGAACAAGCCTTGTTCTTCATTACCCGCTTAGGGACGGTTAAACGGACGGCCGTTGGCGAATTCGCCAATATCCGGAGCAATGGTCTAAAAGCATTGACCTTGCATGAAGATGATGAGTTGAGCAACGTCTTAATGACTGATGGGCAACAAAACATCTTTATCGGGACGCATAATGGTTACGCTGTTTCCTTCAGCGAAACAGCCGTGCGTTCAATGGGCCGGACAGCAGCCGGCGTTCGTGGGATTCGTTTACGCGAAGGCGACTATGTGGTTGGTTCTGACTTATTGATTCCGGGCCAAGAAATTTTAGTGATTTCTGAAAAAGGTTACGGGAAACGAACAGCCGTTAGCGATTACCCAATCAAGGGTCGTGGTGGTAAAGGGATTAAGACTGCCAATATCACTGAAAAGAATGGCCCATTAGCCGGGATTGCAGCAGTAACCGGTGAAGAAGACATTCTCTTGATTACTGATACCGGCGTCTTGATTCGTTTCAAGGTGGCTAACGTGTCACAAACTGGTCGGGCAACACTTGGTGTGCGCTTGATCCGCGTGGATGATGAAGCCAAGGTGGCAACCATGGCCAAAGTCGAAGCTGAACCAGATGAACCTGACACACAAAATGCAACGACTGAACCAACAGTGCCAACTGAAAACGTGACGGACGCTGGCTTAGCACAAGTTGATGATTTATTAGCCCGTGCTGAAGCGGATCAAAACGAACCAAATAACGACTAA
- a CDS encoding 30S ribosomal protein S6, translating into MAQSKYEVTYIISTTLDEESKTALVNRFDGILKDNGAEVVDSKDWSKRRLAYEINNQHEGIYHIVNVLADNDEALNEFDRLAKIDGAILRHMIVKRED; encoded by the coding sequence ATGGCTCAATCAAAATACGAAGTTACTTATATCATCTCAACAACACTTGATGAAGAAAGTAAAACAGCCCTTGTCAACCGTTTCGACGGCATCTTAAAAGACAACGGTGCTGAAGTGGTTGATTCAAAAGACTGGTCAAAACGTCGTTTAGCTTATGAAATCAACAATCAACACGAAGGCATTTACCATATCGTAAATGTTTTAGCTGATAATGATGAAGCTTTAAACGAATTTGATCGTCTAGCTAAGATTGATGGCGCAATTTTACGTCATATGATCGTTAAACGCGAAGACTAA
- a CDS encoding single-stranded DNA-binding protein: MINRVVLVGRLTRDVDLRYTSSGAAVGTFSMAVNRQFTNANGDREADFINCVIWRKSAENFANFTKKGSLVGVDGRLQTRNYENQQGQRVYVTEVVVDNFSLLESRTTTEQRQGDGASQNFNSNQSNGSQQSGFTSPQQTGNAPAANNTQADPFANNGQAIDISDDDLPF; encoded by the coding sequence ATGATTAATCGAGTTGTACTCGTTGGTCGGCTAACACGCGATGTTGACTTACGTTACACTTCTAGTGGTGCTGCAGTTGGGACTTTCTCAATGGCAGTTAACCGGCAATTCACGAACGCTAATGGTGATCGTGAAGCGGACTTTATTAATTGTGTCATTTGGCGTAAATCAGCGGAAAATTTCGCTAACTTTACTAAAAAGGGCTCATTAGTAGGGGTTGATGGCCGTCTACAAACTAGAAATTATGAAAATCAACAAGGTCAACGGGTTTACGTGACTGAAGTGGTTGTCGATAATTTCTCATTGTTAGAATCACGGACAACAACAGAGCAACGGCAAGGTGATGGCGCAAGTCAGAACTTTAATAGTAATCAAAGCAATGGTAGCCAACAATCTGGATTTACCAGCCCTCAACAAACGGGTAACGCACCAGCTGCAAATAACACTCAAGCCGATCCATTTGCAAATAATGGTCAAGCGATTGATATTTCGGATGATGACTTACCTTTCTAA
- the rpsR gene encoding 30S ribosomal protein S18: protein MAQQRRGGNRRRRKVDFIAANHIEYIDYKDTDLLKRFISERGKILPRRVSGTSAKNQRRLTIAIKRARIMGLLPFVTED, encoded by the coding sequence ATGGCTCAACAAAGAAGAGGCGGCAACCGTCGTCGTCGTAAGGTTGATTTTATCGCTGCTAACCACATCGAATATATCGACTACAAAGACACTGATTTATTGAAACGTTTTATCTCAGAACGTGGTAAGATTTTACCTCGTCGGGTATCTGGTACAAGTGCTAAGAACCAACGTCGTTTGACAATTGCAATCAAACGCGCACGGATCATGGGCTTATTACCATTCGTTACAGAAGACTAA
- a CDS encoding 50S ribosomal protein L9, which translates to MKVIFLEDVRGKGKKGQVKDVPDGYAQNFLIKNGKAKPATTAAVSALKGQQHAEAKNAAAELAEAKVLKTKIEDDKTIVEVKSKAGEDSRLFGSIPSKQIAQALEQQYKIKVDKRKIDLPEPIKALGYRNVDVRIHPDVTATIRVHIVAE; encoded by the coding sequence ATGAAAGTTATTTTTTTAGAAGACGTACGCGGTAAAGGTAAAAAAGGCCAAGTGAAAGACGTGCCAGATGGTTACGCACAAAACTTCTTAATTAAAAATGGTAAGGCTAAACCAGCCACCACAGCTGCTGTCAGTGCTTTAAAAGGCCAACAACACGCTGAAGCTAAGAATGCCGCTGCTGAATTAGCAGAAGCTAAAGTTTTAAAGACGAAGATTGAAGACGATAAAACAATTGTTGAAGTGAAGTCTAAAGCTGGCGAAGACAGCCGTTTATTCGGTTCAATCCCAAGCAAACAAATCGCACAAGCCTTAGAACAACAATACAAAATCAAAGTTGATAAACGTAAAATTGATTTACCAGAACCAATCAAAGCACTTGGTTATCGCAATGTTGACGTGCGGATTCACCCAGATGTAACAGCGACAATTCGGGTGCACATCGTCGCAGAATAA